A stretch of the Pseudalkalibacillus hwajinpoensis genome encodes the following:
- a CDS encoding DUF5344 family protein: MSNELLVTFSEVEQSISRIEKSLSAFNAELPKNTGEGNTLDVVNRLNELNHMLTEVGNAYKQILTENNQTVRESVQQLENADKQLSSSIQLR, from the coding sequence TTGAGTAACGAATTGCTAGTAACGTTCAGTGAAGTTGAACAATCGATCAGTCGCATTGAGAAAAGCTTAAGCGCCTTTAACGCAGAGCTACCAAAGAACACCGGAGAAGGAAATACGCTAGACGTCGTAAACCGATTAAATGAGTTAAATCACATGCTAACAGAGGTCGGAAATGCCTACAAACAGATTCTTACCGAAAACAACCAGACCGTACGAGAATCTGTTCAACAATTAGAGAACGCGGACAAACAGCTCTCCTCCTCTATCCAATTACGTTAG
- a CDS encoding competence protein ComK has protein sequence MNLIPDLKGRKGKVGMVNNEVEILNDYEISKTTRAIVVAKEVGFSSRIYDRCGIYLSTTNPVDLIRQACLEAGVTYEGRRKAVIYHLKYEQQTPIIVSNWNAISVFPTESPESIDCCWVFYQHVRDVYAITKSTTMILFQDGFELLVPVSKGRLQKQMERMGRWISHYSNNPVYC, from the coding sequence ATGAATCTTATACCCGATTTAAAGGGACGGAAGGGAAAAGTAGGCATGGTCAATAACGAAGTAGAAATCTTAAATGACTATGAAATTAGTAAAACGACCAGGGCGATTGTAGTGGCGAAAGAGGTTGGGTTTAGTTCGAGAATTTATGATCGATGCGGTATCTATTTATCAACAACAAATCCAGTAGATTTAATAAGGCAGGCTTGTCTCGAAGCAGGGGTTACGTATGAAGGGCGAAGAAAGGCGGTTATCTATCATTTGAAGTACGAACAGCAGACGCCCATCATCGTTTCCAATTGGAATGCGATTTCGGTTTTTCCAACAGAGTCACCTGAAAGCATCGATTGTTGCTGGGTATTTTACCAGCATGTTAGAGACGTGTATGCGATCACGAAGAGTACTACGATGATTTTGTTTCAGGATGGTTTTGAGCTACTGGTTCCTGTCTCAAAGGGCAGACTACAAAAGCAAATGGAGCGAATGGGGCGCTGGATTAGTCATTATTCGAATAATCCTGTTTATTGTTGA
- a CDS encoding sterol desaturase family protein, whose product MKAKGLYRDFFFHFDILIMFILFLIVLGFLLTMTLSPLVPVFIIIGIVTYMFSEYLTHRFLFHIKTPNNPLLLKLIKRLHYDHHKIPNDLKLLFLPIWYSFPNLLLLCLIFYVLSGSLLFTLSFSTGLLAMFFVYEWKHYIAHRPFKPKTRFGQWIKKTHILHHYKNENYWYGVSTPFVDVLFGTLKNEKDVQMSQTAKDLEQRP is encoded by the coding sequence TTGAAAGCAAAAGGATTGTATCGTGATTTTTTCTTCCACTTTGATATCTTGATCATGTTTATCCTGTTTCTCATCGTTCTTGGCTTCTTACTGACAATGACCCTCTCTCCTCTTGTCCCTGTGTTTATCATCATTGGGATTGTCACCTACATGTTTAGTGAATACCTCACACACCGCTTTTTGTTTCACATTAAAACACCTAACAATCCATTACTTCTTAAGCTTATTAAACGGTTGCACTACGACCATCACAAAATACCGAATGATCTCAAATTATTATTCCTACCGATTTGGTATAGCTTTCCGAATTTGCTGCTCCTTTGTTTGATCTTCTATGTCCTGTCTGGATCTCTACTTTTCACACTTTCCTTTAGCACAGGATTGCTCGCTATGTTCTTCGTCTACGAATGGAAACATTACATTGCGCATCGACCATTTAAGCCTAAAACAAGGTTTGGGCAGTGGATCAAGAAAACGCACATTTTACATCATTATAAAAACGAAAATTATTGGTACGGTGTTTCTACTCCGTTTGTCGATGTGCTGTTTGGCACATTAAAAAATGAAAAGGATGTACAAATGAGTCAGACGGCGAAAGATTTAGAGCAGCGTCCGTAG
- a CDS encoding YwqH-like family protein yields MSYLSYLQTKVAEKRAQLIRLQASLTKLDGLQSEFLQNKQLVDQPELSPATWAGELANSFQNIREDMKMAYQDLSINQLNFALTTMENKADYLRREIQALELNITQETHRLEEEARERRNAN; encoded by the coding sequence ATGTCCTATTTATCTTATTTACAAACTAAAGTAGCGGAAAAACGAGCTCAGCTCATCCGCCTTCAAGCTAGTTTAACGAAGCTAGATGGGTTACAGAGTGAATTTCTCCAAAATAAACAGCTTGTCGATCAACCTGAGCTCTCCCCCGCTACATGGGCCGGGGAATTAGCGAACTCGTTCCAAAATATACGCGAAGATATGAAGATGGCTTATCAAGATTTATCGATCAATCAGTTAAACTTCGCACTTACGACAATGGAAAATAAAGCAGATTATCTTCGTCGTGAAATACAAGCATTGGAATTAAACATAACCCAGGAAACACATCGTTTAGAAGAAGAAGCGAGGGAAAGGAGAAATGCAAATTGA
- a CDS encoding AEC family transporter, translating to MTVFIQVVLPVLLVFGAGYLLQKLAKLDLKSVSTVALYIMLPCLVFKTFYNADLNGEYVMMLVFSALLLVSILVINKVVAKVKGYDASMESGLILSTAFMNSGNYGAPIILFAFGEAGFVYSVSFLVLQAIIMNFFGVYYAARGKSGLRMAIVSVLKMPPTYAVIVALIMNLGSIKMPGNLMSSVDLLANASIPMVMVVLGMQLAGISIKNMDWSKASYASVVRLIASPAIAFVLTLLLPMSDLMASVLIVSAAMPSAATTTIYAVQFDSKPELVSSITLMTTLLSVITIPLLLMMYI from the coding sequence ATGACGGTATTTATTCAGGTTGTATTGCCAGTCCTACTTGTGTTTGGTGCAGGTTATTTACTTCAAAAATTAGCTAAATTAGATCTTAAATCTGTTTCGACAGTAGCGCTCTACATCATGCTTCCGTGTCTTGTGTTTAAGACGTTCTATAACGCAGACTTAAACGGTGAATACGTCATGATGCTCGTATTTTCTGCCCTTCTTCTTGTGAGTATTTTAGTCATTAATAAAGTGGTGGCCAAAGTAAAAGGCTATGATGCATCAATGGAGAGCGGCTTAATTTTATCAACGGCATTTATGAACTCGGGTAATTACGGCGCACCGATTATTCTTTTTGCTTTCGGTGAAGCAGGGTTTGTCTATTCCGTATCCTTTCTCGTTCTGCAAGCGATCATTATGAATTTCTTTGGCGTGTATTATGCTGCGAGAGGAAAATCAGGGCTCAGGATGGCGATTGTTTCTGTTTTGAAGATGCCACCGACCTATGCGGTGATTGTGGCACTAATTATGAACCTTGGTTCTATAAAAATGCCTGGGAATCTTATGTCGAGCGTAGATCTACTTGCAAATGCCTCCATTCCAATGGTTATGGTCGTTCTTGGTATGCAGCTTGCGGGTATTTCTATCAAGAATATGGATTGGTCGAAAGCTTCCTATGCTTCCGTCGTGCGATTGATTGCATCACCAGCCATCGCGTTTGTGTTAACACTCCTTTTACCAATGAGTGATTTAATGGCGAGCGTGCTCATTGTCTCTGCTGCTATGCCATCTGCTGCAACGACAACTATTTATGCTGTGCAGTTTGATTCAAAACCAGAGCTAGTATCAAGTATTACCTTAATGACAACGTTGCTTAGTGTGATCACGATTCCGCTTCTATTGATGATGTACATCTAG
- a CDS encoding ribonuclease YeeF family protein: protein MKTLDVKSIENGLIEIKGDLKQQKDQISNIQSAIQDFISTEASFKGKGGQSIRAFYNDAHHSFLEFYNQVIETYESTLDDLKNEMESYEPSSNGLIRESFLGQDLETGLTYAKDTVIDITNDANQTIHSVNDIISIPPLDDNRFHQQLRSAKQHKDETVEKLFQFDQNQWTSLDKVDQDIQLMNKYINQIHELFESGQLSVDTYQSNNDYNQISEKPIISTDAFSSITKHPRVISNGVGISDFNNEMNWDPSPTLGLNFESWRENSINAATNLGVATATGYTTAKSINKNFKGFGVKREFYLTAQGATKTRIHVTNPELMGFNKKTYSGTNATNYPKLYKLVDPMTNIKASFKWAGNRIGVVGVAATVTGDIIHGIQQEKTASEIAGNVAGDVVIAGSSIVASAYAGALAGGVIGGPVGLAVGALAGALAGIFITTALSDLKFMDVDNDGELDSIGDAIKKGTTALLDDIGEGINSIVPWFD, encoded by the coding sequence ATGAAAACGTTGGATGTCAAATCAATTGAAAATGGACTAATTGAAATAAAAGGAGATCTTAAACAGCAAAAAGATCAAATAAGTAATATCCAATCTGCTATTCAAGACTTTATTTCTACTGAAGCGTCCTTCAAAGGAAAAGGAGGCCAATCAATAAGAGCTTTCTATAACGATGCACACCATTCATTTCTAGAATTTTATAACCAGGTAATAGAAACATATGAATCAACTTTGGACGATTTAAAGAATGAGATGGAATCTTACGAACCATCTTCGAATGGATTAATAAGAGAAAGCTTTCTAGGACAAGATTTAGAGACTGGATTAACATATGCAAAAGATACGGTAATCGATATTACCAATGATGCAAATCAAACGATTCATAGTGTAAATGACATCATCTCAATACCACCTTTAGATGATAATAGATTCCATCAACAACTTAGATCGGCAAAGCAACATAAAGATGAAACAGTAGAAAAGTTATTTCAATTTGACCAAAATCAATGGACCTCTCTAGATAAAGTTGATCAAGATATCCAGTTAATGAATAAATATATTAATCAAATCCACGAACTTTTTGAAAGTGGACAATTATCAGTTGATACATATCAATCGAATAATGATTATAATCAAATTTCCGAAAAACCAATTATATCTACCGATGCTTTTTCTTCTATTACGAAACACCCTAGAGTCATATCAAATGGTGTAGGTATTTCCGATTTCAACAACGAGATGAATTGGGACCCTTCTCCTACTCTAGGTTTAAATTTTGAATCTTGGCGAGAGAATTCTATTAATGCGGCTACGAATCTTGGTGTAGCGACCGCTACCGGTTACACTACCGCAAAGAGTATTAATAAAAATTTTAAAGGCTTTGGGGTTAAAAGGGAATTCTACCTAACTGCCCAAGGTGCTACTAAAACAAGAATTCATGTGACGAATCCTGAATTAATGGGATTCAATAAGAAAACTTATTCTGGTACTAACGCTACCAATTATCCAAAACTTTATAAGTTAGTTGATCCTATGACAAACATTAAAGCATCCTTTAAATGGGCAGGAAATAGAATTGGTGTTGTGGGAGTAGCAGCCACTGTAACTGGTGATATTATTCATGGCATTCAACAAGAAAAAACAGCCAGCGAAATCGCCGGCAATGTAGCAGGGGATGTTGTAATTGCTGGGTCATCAATAGTAGCTTCAGCATATGCTGGTGCTCTTGCGGGAGGCGTTATTGGAGGTCCAGTTGGACTTGCAGTCGGAGCATTAGCTGGTGCGTTAGCAGGAATCTTCATTACTACTGCTTTGAGTGATCTTAAATTCATGGATGTTGATAATGATGGAGAATTGGACTCCATCGGTGATGCTATTAAGAAAGGTACAACTGCATTATTAGATGATATTGGAGAAGGTATTAATTCTATTGTGCCTTGGTTTGATTAA
- the dgoD gene encoding galactonate dehydratase encodes MKIMSIETYVVPPRWLFLKITTDEGIVGWGEPVIEGRAATVEAAVHELKDYLIGKDPLPIEDHWNVMYRSGFYRGGPIHMSAIAGIDQALWDIKGKFYNAPISELMGGKCRDSIDVYSWIGGDRPSDVGRAAQEAAEKGFRAIKMNGTEELQYIDSYKKVDETLERVDAVRKAVGKDVGIGIDFHGRVHKPMAKILAKELEAYRPMFIEEPVLPENNEALKEIASHTSIPIATGERMYSRWDFKKVLADGYVDIIQPDLSHAGGITECKKIATMAEAYDVGLAPHCPLGPIALAACLQVDATCHNAFIQEQSLGIHYNQGSDLLDYITDSSVFSYENGKVSMLTGPGLGIEINEEKVVEMARVGHRWRNPVWRHSDGSVAEW; translated from the coding sequence ATGAAAATCATGAGTATCGAAACATATGTCGTGCCGCCAAGATGGCTGTTTCTAAAGATCACGACAGACGAAGGCATTGTTGGATGGGGAGAACCTGTGATTGAGGGACGCGCGGCAACGGTTGAAGCTGCCGTTCATGAGCTGAAGGATTATCTGATTGGAAAAGACCCGCTTCCTATCGAAGATCATTGGAATGTGATGTATCGTTCTGGTTTTTACCGAGGTGGACCGATTCATATGAGTGCGATCGCTGGGATAGATCAAGCGCTCTGGGACATTAAGGGGAAATTCTACAATGCGCCGATTTCGGAGCTAATGGGCGGCAAGTGTCGCGATTCGATCGACGTGTATTCTTGGATAGGAGGAGACCGTCCTTCAGACGTAGGCCGTGCAGCGCAAGAAGCTGCAGAGAAAGGGTTTCGCGCGATTAAGATGAACGGTACCGAAGAATTGCAGTACATTGATTCTTATAAAAAGGTTGATGAAACGCTTGAGAGAGTGGATGCGGTACGTAAAGCTGTTGGAAAAGATGTAGGAATCGGCATTGATTTCCACGGTCGTGTACATAAGCCGATGGCGAAGATTCTCGCGAAGGAGCTTGAAGCGTACCGCCCGATGTTTATCGAGGAACCCGTTTTACCAGAAAATAATGAAGCTCTGAAGGAAATTGCTTCCCACACGTCCATTCCGATTGCGACGGGAGAGCGGATGTATTCACGCTGGGATTTCAAGAAGGTACTTGCTGACGGGTATGTCGATATTATTCAGCCTGATTTATCTCATGCTGGCGGAATTACGGAGTGTAAGAAGATCGCAACGATGGCGGAGGCTTATGATGTAGGACTCGCACCACACTGTCCGCTTGGACCGATTGCATTAGCAGCTTGCCTGCAAGTTGATGCCACGTGTCACAATGCGTTTATTCAGGAGCAAAGCCTTGGTATTCATTACAACCAGGGAAGCGATCTGCTCGATTATATTACTGATTCGTCTGTTTTTTCTTACGAGAATGGCAAGGTTTCGATGCTGACTGGACCTGGTCTTGGCATTGAAATTAATGAAGAGAAAGTCGTTGAGATGGCTCGAGTTGGTCATCGCTGGCGCAATCCTGTCTGGAGGCATTCAGATGGTAGCGTTGCCGAGTGGTAA
- a CDS encoding HPr family phosphocarrier protein, whose translation MENKVEKKIPVYMTESQTIIELSQIIQQYDAEIILKKNVNGSIIEANLKSFLGLINLRLHDGDEIVVECVGKDATEALSEVELFLSKG comes from the coding sequence ATGGAGAATAAAGTAGAAAAGAAAATTCCTGTTTATATGACAGAATCTCAAACGATCATCGAATTGAGCCAAATTATTCAGCAATACGACGCAGAAATTATTCTTAAGAAGAATGTGAATGGCAGCATAATTGAAGCGAACTTAAAGAGCTTTCTAGGATTAATTAATCTTCGTTTACATGACGGCGATGAAATCGTCGTGGAATGTGTGGGGAAAGATGCTACGGAAGCGCTTAGTGAAGTGGAATTGTTTTTGAGTAAGGGATGA
- a CDS encoding DUF2785 domain-containing protein — MDLKLILEQLDVNDRQVDLDHLINNMLQQIGSTDPVLRDDLIYSTFSKLVMMDFLNKEQLTHLLNVCLDQEHLFYQIGERETDSVFTRSFSVLVVALVVEKDRSSRFLKKEQIEASIEGIIRYLQEEQDTRGFVASKGWAHSIAHGADALAELIRHPFFDREKTVECLDAIQECLFKEGTYVDDEDERLLFAIEALLEKGMKEERLSNWVTSLSDNLESLFEVERYSVAFFHKKGNVLSFLKSCYFRLLIRDTCSDARSVIEDVVEKWTRKIYLGD, encoded by the coding sequence GTGGATTTGAAGCTCATATTGGAACAATTGGATGTGAACGATAGGCAAGTAGATCTTGATCACCTTATTAATAATATGCTTCAGCAAATCGGTAGTACAGATCCTGTTTTAAGAGACGATCTCATTTATTCGACGTTTAGCAAACTGGTTATGATGGATTTCTTAAATAAAGAACAATTGACTCATCTATTGAACGTTTGTCTTGATCAAGAACATCTTTTTTATCAAATTGGAGAGCGAGAGACAGACTCGGTTTTCACACGTTCTTTTTCGGTTCTGGTAGTTGCACTTGTAGTCGAAAAAGATCGCTCCAGTCGTTTCCTGAAGAAAGAACAAATCGAAGCTTCGATAGAAGGAATTATACGTTATTTACAAGAAGAGCAGGATACGCGCGGGTTTGTAGCATCAAAGGGATGGGCGCATAGTATCGCTCACGGAGCTGATGCTCTTGCGGAATTAATCAGACATCCGTTTTTTGATAGGGAGAAAACGGTTGAGTGTCTTGATGCGATTCAAGAGTGCCTTTTCAAAGAAGGTACATATGTGGACGATGAGGACGAACGGCTTTTGTTTGCGATCGAAGCACTTTTGGAGAAGGGAATGAAGGAGGAGCGGCTGAGTAATTGGGTGACGTCACTTAGTGACAATCTTGAATCCCTTTTTGAAGTGGAAAGGTATAGTGTGGCATTCTTTCATAAGAAGGGGAACGTCTTAAGTTTCCTGAAAAGCTGTTATTTTAGGCTGTTGATCAGGGATACGTGTTCTGATGCGAGGAGTGTAATTGAAGACGTCGTGGAGAAATGGACGAGGAAGATTTATTTAGGAGATTGA
- a CDS encoding bifunctional 4-hydroxy-2-oxoglutarate aldolase/2-dehydro-3-deoxy-phosphogluconate aldolase: MQKAKKLMQIQSSGVVAVIRRQRPEDVVPLAEALVKGGVTTLEITVDSEQSYQLIEEVKKRLGSTALVGSGTVLDAETARTAIQAGADFIFSPTYNASLIEMAKRYGVISIPGVLTPSEMVEAYQAGADIVKVFPASAFGPSYIKDLQGPLGHIPMIPTGGVNVENIGTYIANGAIATGVGGSLVNQSFIDNQDFGSITTLAEQFAEAVKEARTESES; the protein is encoded by the coding sequence TTGCAAAAAGCGAAGAAGCTGATGCAAATTCAATCTTCAGGGGTCGTTGCGGTAATTAGAAGGCAGCGTCCGGAAGATGTTGTACCTCTGGCTGAAGCCCTCGTTAAGGGTGGAGTAACAACACTTGAGATCACAGTGGATAGTGAACAGTCTTACCAATTAATTGAAGAGGTTAAAAAACGTCTAGGTTCAACAGCGCTCGTAGGATCCGGGACCGTGCTTGATGCAGAAACAGCCCGTACCGCTATTCAAGCGGGAGCTGATTTTATTTTCTCTCCAACATATAACGCTAGTCTAATTGAAATGGCAAAACGATACGGAGTCATCTCCATTCCTGGTGTTCTAACGCCGAGTGAAATGGTGGAAGCTTATCAAGCAGGAGCTGATATTGTCAAAGTATTTCCGGCTTCCGCTTTTGGTCCATCTTATATTAAGGATCTACAAGGGCCACTTGGACACATCCCGATGATTCCGACGGGCGGGGTCAATGTTGAAAATATCGGAACTTATATAGCGAATGGAGCAATAGCGACAGGCGTTGGTGGATCACTAGTGAATCAATCGTTCATCGACAATCAGGATTTTGGAAGCATTACAACTCTTGCTGAACAATTTGCGGAAGCTGTTAAAGAAGCTAGAACGGAGAGTGAATCATGA
- the kduD gene encoding 2-dehydro-3-deoxy-D-gluconate 5-dehydrogenase KduD: MGMNLFDLSGKVAAISGATRGIGKSMAIALAEAGADIALLQRNTEQTDVKEEIEKLGRTCAIIPCDLEKTDEVKAAIPAVVSRFGTIDILVNNAGIQRRSPSVDFSETDWDDVMDINLKTVWLLCQEAGRHMVPRGQGKIINVASLLSFQGGINVPAYAAAKGGVAQLTKALSNEWAKHHVNVNAIVPGYIATDMNTAILEDEKRNAQILDRIPADRWGNPDDFKGTAVYLSSAASNYVHGHLVAVDGGWLGR, from the coding sequence ATGGGAATGAATTTATTTGACTTAAGTGGCAAGGTGGCAGCTATTTCAGGTGCTACAAGAGGAATCGGTAAATCAATGGCGATTGCATTAGCGGAGGCAGGAGCGGATATTGCTCTCCTTCAGCGGAATACAGAACAAACGGATGTAAAAGAAGAGATTGAGAAACTGGGAAGAACTTGCGCAATCATTCCGTGTGATTTAGAAAAAACAGACGAAGTGAAGGCAGCTATACCAGCGGTAGTCTCTCGCTTCGGAACGATTGATATTCTCGTGAATAATGCAGGGATACAGCGAAGATCACCTTCAGTTGATTTCTCTGAAACTGATTGGGACGATGTTATGGATATTAACTTAAAAACGGTATGGTTATTATGCCAAGAAGCTGGCCGTCACATGGTTCCGAGAGGACAGGGGAAAATTATTAATGTTGCTTCGTTGCTTTCTTTCCAAGGTGGCATTAATGTTCCAGCTTATGCCGCTGCAAAGGGTGGAGTAGCGCAATTAACAAAAGCACTATCGAATGAATGGGCTAAGCATCATGTAAATGTGAATGCCATCGTCCCAGGATATATTGCAACAGATATGAATACAGCCATACTTGAAGACGAGAAGCGGAACGCTCAAATACTTGACCGTATTCCAGCGGATCGTTGGGGGAACCCTGATGATTTCAAGGGAACTGCTGTGTATTTATCCTCAGCTGCCTCTAACTATGTTCACGGACATCTTGTAGCAGTTGATGGTGGATGGCTTGGACGATAA
- a CDS encoding sugar kinase encodes MKSLDVVTLGETMVLFSTTDQVSLEYAHHVTKQIAGAESNVAIGLSRLGVQTGWISKLGEDPFGRYVHKIIRGEGVDTSEVLFTDEANTSVFFKEKVSAENVNVYYYRKDSAASLLKKSDLNEDYLSSARFLHVTGITPALSESCKEAVLHAICLARSNGLTVVFDPNIRYKLWKDQEEARRVLLEIASLSDYILPGVDEALFLTGEHDYKKAANALLTRDDQTVIMKLGAEGAYYSSKHESGEVSGYPVKRVVDPVGAGDGFAAGVISSLVEGCTIPEAVERGNAVGSFVVQMNGDVEGLPTMKQLEQFMTSGKRHADVER; translated from the coding sequence TTGAAGTCACTGGATGTTGTGACGTTAGGTGAAACAATGGTGTTATTTAGTACGACAGATCAGGTATCTCTTGAGTATGCTCATCACGTGACGAAGCAAATCGCTGGGGCAGAATCCAATGTCGCAATCGGTTTGTCACGTTTAGGTGTGCAAACGGGATGGATTAGTAAGCTTGGAGAAGACCCTTTTGGTCGCTATGTTCATAAAATCATTCGTGGTGAAGGAGTGGACACAAGTGAGGTTCTGTTTACAGATGAAGCGAATACCTCCGTCTTTTTTAAAGAAAAGGTGTCTGCAGAGAATGTGAATGTGTATTACTATCGGAAAGATTCGGCGGCAAGTCTGCTCAAGAAATCTGATCTGAATGAAGACTACCTGTCATCCGCACGATTTTTACATGTGACAGGCATTACTCCAGCTCTCAGTGAGTCGTGTAAAGAAGCTGTTCTACATGCAATCTGTCTCGCGAGATCAAATGGGTTAACGGTTGTGTTTGATCCGAATATCCGCTACAAGCTTTGGAAAGATCAAGAGGAAGCTCGTCGCGTTCTCCTCGAGATTGCGTCTCTCTCAGACTATATCCTGCCAGGGGTTGATGAGGCACTTTTTCTAACTGGTGAGCATGACTACAAAAAGGCCGCAAATGCTCTATTAACGCGAGATGATCAAACGGTCATTATGAAACTTGGAGCAGAGGGCGCTTATTATTCTTCCAAACACGAATCGGGTGAAGTGTCAGGTTATCCGGTTAAGCGTGTTGTAGATCCTGTTGGAGCTGGTGATGGCTTCGCTGCAGGTGTGATTAGTAGTTTAGTAGAAGGGTGCACAATTCCAGAAGCTGTGGAACGCGGCAATGCGGTTGGCTCATTCGTCGTTCAAATGAACGGTGATGTGGAAGGGCTTCCAACTATGAAGCAACTTGAACAATTTATGACTTCGGGAAAACGTCATGCAGACGTTGAACGGTAG
- a CDS encoding GntR family transcriptional regulator: MKERSSEKITKQLIHSILEQEWAANDPLPPERELASHYQVGRPTIREALQRLERDGWITIRKGAPAIVNDYWKHGNLMTIVNILQHHEDIPDEFIVYMLELRITLTPAYVRDALLHHRLQIISLFIPLEELTDDPKSYANFDWNLQKNIAELSHNPIFLLILNSFQDIYGKMAEKYFLESSHRQASKHYYEQFLEATLKGDLDHAEFLTKEMMSTSLELWKTKMNGGI, from the coding sequence ATGAAAGAACGATCGTCCGAAAAAATCACTAAACAGCTCATACACTCTATTTTAGAACAAGAATGGGCGGCAAATGATCCGCTCCCTCCTGAACGAGAACTTGCCTCTCACTATCAAGTAGGTCGCCCTACCATTCGTGAAGCCTTACAGAGACTAGAGCGTGATGGATGGATAACGATTCGTAAAGGTGCGCCAGCGATTGTAAATGATTACTGGAAGCATGGCAATTTAATGACGATCGTGAACATCCTCCAGCACCACGAAGATATACCTGATGAGTTTATCGTTTACATGCTCGAGCTACGTATTACGTTAACACCAGCTTATGTTCGGGATGCTCTTCTTCATCACAGACTCCAAATCATTTCGCTTTTCATCCCACTTGAAGAGCTAACAGACGATCCGAAATCATACGCTAATTTTGATTGGAATCTACAGAAAAACATTGCTGAGCTCTCACATAATCCCATCTTTCTTCTGATTCTTAATAGTTTTCAAGACATCTATGGCAAAATGGCTGAGAAATACTTTCTAGAATCTTCTCATCGTCAAGCATCAAAGCACTATTATGAGCAGTTTCTCGAAGCTACGTTAAAAGGAGATCTTGATCACGCAGAGTTTCTGACGAAAGAGATGATGTCTACGAGCCTGGAACTCTGGAAAACGAAAATGAACGGGGGCATATAA
- a CDS encoding DUF2628 domain-containing protein, with protein sequence MSWFNRNKNDIKWTELDEETREEMLAFTGKRDKFYKKKWEKLSTKKSPISWNWAVFFLSLFWFTYRKMNVFAYLFLGIIVVVDVLSIVFFKKALPGSTIAPAYIVLALFGNKLYFDFALNKVKKLKDIYPDRDELLAVIKKRGGVSWLYALLFVVVMMIYGLGSAALEEEVYYSYMEPKFTEAAELQDSGKLDEAMGIYNDIENDNIPVPSIHFNKALIYEEQGEFEKALSEMNTYIGLEPEDEEAMEIKEEITAKME encoded by the coding sequence ATGAGTTGGTTCAATCGAAATAAGAATGACATTAAATGGACAGAGCTTGATGAAGAAACACGTGAAGAGATGCTGGCATTTACGGGTAAAAGAGATAAGTTTTATAAAAAGAAGTGGGAAAAGTTATCGACTAAGAAGTCACCTATTTCGTGGAACTGGGCAGTATTTTTCTTAAGCTTGTTTTGGTTTACATACCGTAAAATGAACGTATTTGCATACTTGTTCCTCGGTATTATTGTCGTAGTGGACGTTTTATCGATTGTGTTTTTTAAGAAAGCACTACCCGGTTCAACGATTGCGCCTGCTTATATTGTTTTGGCTCTGTTTGGAAATAAGCTCTATTTTGATTTTGCGTTAAATAAAGTAAAGAAGCTGAAGGACATTTATCCTGATCGTGACGAGCTTCTTGCCGTGATTAAAAAGCGTGGAGGCGTAAGTTGGTTATATGCGCTTCTATTTGTAGTCGTCATGATGATCTACGGTTTGGGAAGTGCGGCTCTAGAAGAGGAAGTTTACTATTCCTACATGGAACCTAAATTTACAGAAGCTGCCGAATTACAGGATTCAGGTAAATTAGATGAAGCGATGGGCATTTACAATGATATCGAAAATGACAACATACCTGTACCATCCATTCACTTTAACAAGGCGCTTATTTATGAAGAGCAAGGGGAGTTCGAAAAAGCGTTAAGTGAGATGAATACATACATTGGGTTAGAGCCTGAGGATGAAGAAGCAATGGAGATTAAAGAAGAGATTACGGCTAAAATGGAATAG